From one Brevibacterium sp. 'Marine' genomic stretch:
- a CDS encoding aminotransferase class I/II-fold pyridoxal phosphate-dependent enzyme — protein MTISDAVPTKPQVAAPSQIIPAAKRILLSGPDVGDLEEEYLLRAFRSGWIAPVGPDLEAFERELADKVGVAYAVGLSSGTAALHLGLLGLGVKPGDRVITSTMTFAATANAITYCGAEPVFVDCVDDGNMDPIQLHRALKDSIVSGTKPAAIVPVDLLGRPADYGRILPIAAEFDVPVLVDAAESLGSHYGDQACGSLGEAAVVSFNGNKIMTTSGGGALLTDDVNLAEYARYLSTQAREPVAHYEHREVGFNYRLSNLLAALGRAQLARLEGLVERRREIRGRYRDSIVAATDGVSLFGDVNEHGDNAWLSAILVDESRTGFNAGELAAWLAEHNIETRPLWKPMHLQPVFAGARMYGGDVSERLFSTGLTLPSGSSMNEADVERVIATIAAFLQARVASTTGDAPLRSLVTE, from the coding sequence ATGACGATTTCGGATGCGGTGCCGACGAAGCCTCAGGTGGCTGCTCCGTCTCAGATCATCCCGGCTGCCAAGCGGATTCTGCTGTCAGGACCAGATGTCGGAGATCTCGAAGAAGAATATCTGCTCCGTGCTTTCCGCAGCGGATGGATCGCTCCTGTCGGCCCCGACCTCGAAGCCTTTGAGAGGGAACTGGCAGACAAGGTGGGAGTCGCATACGCAGTCGGACTCTCGTCTGGTACAGCAGCTCTGCATCTCGGACTGCTGGGCCTCGGAGTGAAACCGGGAGACCGAGTGATCACGTCGACGATGACGTTCGCAGCGACGGCGAATGCGATCACCTACTGCGGGGCCGAACCCGTGTTCGTCGACTGCGTCGACGACGGGAACATGGATCCGATCCAACTCCATCGGGCACTGAAGGACTCGATCGTGAGCGGAACGAAGCCTGCAGCAATCGTCCCGGTCGACCTGCTCGGACGGCCTGCCGACTACGGTCGGATCCTTCCGATCGCAGCCGAATTCGACGTTCCTGTGCTCGTCGATGCCGCGGAATCGCTGGGATCGCACTATGGGGACCAAGCCTGCGGCAGCCTCGGCGAGGCTGCGGTGGTGTCATTCAACGGCAACAAGATCATGACCACCTCGGGTGGAGGAGCTCTGCTCACGGACGATGTGAATCTTGCGGAATACGCCAGGTATCTGTCGACTCAGGCCAGGGAGCCTGTGGCGCATTACGAACACAGAGAGGTCGGCTTCAACTACCGTCTGAGTAATCTGCTTGCCGCACTCGGGCGGGCACAGCTGGCCCGACTCGAGGGGCTGGTCGAACGGCGTCGGGAGATCCGCGGCCGTTATCGCGACTCGATCGTCGCGGCGACTGACGGGGTCTCACTTTTCGGTGACGTCAACGAACACGGTGACAACGCTTGGTTGTCGGCGATCCTCGTCGATGAGAGTCGCACGGGTTTCAACGCCGGCGAACTCGCTGCATGGTTGGCCGAACACAACATTGAGACGCGGCCGCTGTGGAAGCCGATGCATCTGCAGCCGGTCTTCGCGGGGGCGCGGATGTACGGGGGAGATGTCTCCGAAAGGCTCTTCAGCACAGGACTGACGCTGCCGAGCGGATCATCGATGAACGAAGCAGATGTCGAGCGGGTCATCGCGACCATAGCGGCTTTCCTCCAAGCGCGAGTCGCATCAACCACCGGAGACGCCCCGCTGAGAAGTCTCGTGACTGAATGA